In Geotalea uraniireducens, one genomic interval encodes:
- a CDS encoding multiheme c-type cytochrome has translation MNKKTLFVTLVAGALSALTAQAAEHPGKDSIEKSGYNGPATCEECHPGTARKFLDTVHWKHASKVTNVDNLDPNQEYGMKNRIYTMCNGNDIVNNLKEIPKNAEGKSKFSGCNTCHPGNHISDVGSTGKEAENAIDCLVCHSSSYDFRQRKPYKDEQGRIVMGQDRSTKAALTISTPTVKNCMVCHESAGGGVLVKRGFAFTADTDVHAAKGMVCVDCHKAKDHKIPTGYDPNNWANDGVRLSCVDCHTETPHKDEAYNRHTARIACQTCHIPRTGGAVAKDFTKWEKGSDGFYEPTTLRKEANETTPVYAWYNNTVSNLPHFIGPKGNRNDKTSKIYPFKIYIGKAYYNEKDGQLLSMDFAPPMATGDTLAGVASAAKTLGIKDYKPVPGWQTIYFGSNHMVTKSKALNCINCHGINGVLNFKELGYSEKEVEKLTNPEIYFDFMVKKQQEDW, from the coding sequence ATGAACAAGAAAACCCTTTTCGTCACCCTGGTTGCCGGAGCGCTGTCGGCGCTGACCGCCCAGGCTGCGGAACACCCCGGCAAAGATTCCATCGAGAAAAGCGGCTACAACGGCCCTGCTACCTGCGAGGAGTGCCATCCCGGCACGGCCCGGAAATTCCTCGATACTGTCCACTGGAAGCATGCTTCCAAGGTGACGAATGTCGACAACCTGGATCCGAATCAGGAATACGGGATGAAAAACCGGATCTACACCATGTGCAATGGCAACGACATCGTCAACAACCTCAAGGAAATCCCGAAAAACGCCGAAGGGAAATCGAAGTTCTCCGGCTGCAACACCTGCCACCCCGGTAACCACATCTCCGACGTCGGCAGCACCGGCAAGGAAGCGGAAAACGCCATCGACTGCCTGGTCTGCCATTCCAGCAGCTACGACTTCCGGCAGCGCAAGCCGTATAAAGACGAGCAGGGCCGGATTGTCATGGGGCAAGACCGCAGCACCAAGGCGGCCCTTACCATCTCCACGCCGACGGTGAAAAACTGCATGGTCTGCCACGAGTCGGCGGGCGGCGGCGTGCTGGTCAAGCGCGGCTTTGCCTTCACCGCCGATACCGACGTCCATGCCGCCAAAGGGATGGTCTGCGTCGACTGCCACAAGGCCAAGGATCACAAGATCCCGACCGGCTACGACCCGAACAACTGGGCCAACGACGGCGTCCGGCTCAGTTGCGTCGACTGCCACACCGAAACGCCGCACAAGGATGAGGCCTACAATCGCCATACCGCGCGCATCGCCTGCCAGACCTGCCACATCCCCCGGACCGGCGGCGCCGTCGCCAAGGATTTCACCAAGTGGGAGAAGGGGTCCGACGGTTTCTACGAGCCGACCACGCTGCGAAAAGAAGCCAACGAAACGACGCCGGTCTATGCCTGGTACAACAACACCGTCAGCAATCTCCCGCACTTTATCGGCCCCAAAGGGAACCGCAACGACAAGACGAGCAAGATTTATCCGTTCAAGATTTACATCGGCAAGGCCTACTATAACGAGAAGGACGGCCAGCTGCTCTCCATGGATTTCGCGCCGCCGATGGCAACCGGCGACACCCTTGCCGGCGTAGCTTCCGCCGCCAAGACGCTGGGCATCAAGGATTACAAGCCGGTCCCCGGTTGGCAAACCATCTACTTCGGCAGTAACCACATGGTCACCAAGAGCAAGGCGCTGAACTGCATCAACTGCCACGGGATCAACGGCGTGCTCAACTTCAAGGAACTCGGCTATTCGGAGAAAGAGGTCGAGAAACTGACCAATCCGGAAATCTACTTCGACTTCATGGTCAAGAAGCAGCAGGAAGACTGGTAA
- a CDS encoding PilZ domain-containing protein, whose translation MAEKRNIGRHRKRLSLRFGIESPTRLAFTEDISDHGLFIKTTNICPPGTRLQIELTLSDNDSVFIEGMVRWTKKVPPQMIHLVRKSGMGVKILRFIAGEETYRTFVSNIPGKP comes from the coding sequence ATGGCCGAAAAACGGAATATTGGCAGACATCGCAAACGCCTTTCTCTCAGATTCGGGATCGAAAGCCCCACCAGGCTTGCCTTTACGGAAGACATTTCCGACCATGGCCTCTTCATCAAGACCACCAATATCTGTCCGCCGGGGACCAGGCTGCAGATTGAGCTGACCTTGAGCGACAACGATTCGGTCTTCATCGAGGGAATGGTCCGCTGGACCAAAAAGGTTCCGCCACAGATGATCCACCTGGTGCGCAAAAGCGGTATGGGGGTCAAGATTCTCCGCTTCATCGCCGGCGAGGAGACTTACCGTACCTTCGTCAGCAACATCCCCGGGAAGCCGTAG
- a CDS encoding sulfurtransferase TusA family protein, producing the protein METIEFDIRGQICPSTLLTTLREINRHKSELKQGMCQLLFKTDNRDATITIPETVRNMGYASEIVKQDGYYVLTVFRAD; encoded by the coding sequence ATGGAAACGATCGAATTCGACATCAGAGGGCAGATCTGCCCATCGACCCTGCTGACGACGCTTCGCGAAATCAACCGCCACAAGAGCGAGCTCAAGCAGGGGATGTGCCAGTTGCTCTTCAAGACCGACAATCGTGACGCCACCATTACCATCCCGGAAACGGTGCGGAACATGGGCTATGCCAGTGAGATCGTCAAACAGGACGGCTACTACGTGCTGACCGTCTTTCGGGCCGACTAG
- a CDS encoding DUF2156 domain-containing protein encodes MTALPAYPGCRPLELADRELFAGRFAALQPRVSELTFAGLYLFRHAHDYRLAALGDTLLIFGSGYGGDPYVLPPLGGDVRGAVARLLADGLALYGADDRFVERQLTGLAVELTEDRDNFDYLYLRRELAELPGNRFHKKRNRISYFEARHAYRVDRYAAGYRDGCLALTEEWRRVRGDLDSPSLRLETAATAEALQLADQLGLAGVVVTVEGVVKAFALGERLNDETAVCHFEKADPFMDGLYQLVDREFCRLAFPDCTYVNREQDLGEPNLRKSKLSYQPVELVRKFRVTRP; translated from the coding sequence ATGACCGCACTCCCTGCCTATCCTGGCTGTCGCCCTCTCGAACTGGCCGACCGCGAGTTGTTCGCCGGCCGGTTTGCCGCACTGCAGCCGCGGGTCTCCGAGCTGACGTTCGCCGGCCTCTACCTGTTCCGCCATGCCCACGACTACCGGCTGGCCGCCCTGGGCGATACGCTGCTGATCTTCGGTAGCGGCTACGGCGGCGATCCGTACGTGCTGCCACCGTTGGGCGGCGACGTCCGGGGGGCGGTGGCGCGACTACTGGCCGACGGTCTGGCCTTGTACGGCGCCGACGACCGCTTTGTCGAACGGCAGCTGACCGGTCTGGCGGTGGAACTGACCGAGGACCGGGACAATTTCGACTATCTCTACCTGCGCCGGGAACTGGCCGAGCTTCCCGGCAACCGTTTCCACAAGAAGCGGAACCGGATCAGCTACTTCGAGGCCCGCCATGCCTACCGGGTCGACCGTTACGCGGCCGGCTACCGGGACGGTTGCCTCGCCCTGACCGAGGAGTGGCGGCGGGTGCGGGGCGACCTCGACAGTCCGTCGCTCCGCCTGGAGACGGCGGCGACGGCGGAGGCGCTGCAGCTGGCGGACCAGCTCGGGCTGGCCGGGGTGGTGGTGACCGTCGAGGGGGTGGTGAAGGCCTTTGCCCTCGGCGAGCGGCTGAACGACGAGACGGCGGTCTGTCATTTCGAGAAGGCCGACCCGTTCATGGATGGCCTTTACCAACTGGTGGACCGGGAGTTCTGCCGGCTGGCCTTTCCCGACTGCACCTATGTCAACCGCGAGCAGGACCTCGGCGAGCCGAACCTGCGCAAATCGAAACTTTCCTACCAGCCGGTGGAGCTGGTACGGAAATTCCGGGTGACCCGACCGTGA
- a CDS encoding NRDE family protein, giving the protein MCLILFAWQTDPRYPLILAANRDEFYSRPTERAAFWPDAPNILAGRDLQGGGTWLGLTRTGRFAALTNYRDFRHPQHGERSRGLLVSDFLQSDAPPADYLDRLSRSGAKLGDFNLLVGDRHQLWYYSNRGTPPLEVPPGIHGLSNHLLDTPWPKVAEGSAALAALLRRGPDRSPTDIFLILANRQPAADRLLPDTGVGRERERLLSSAFIASPEYGTRSSTLLFFSSSDMATFIERTFDAPDVYRDCAFRFPLLAPPPARGGI; this is encoded by the coding sequence ATGTGCCTGATTCTCTTCGCCTGGCAGACCGACCCCCGCTATCCGCTGATCCTGGCCGCCAATCGGGACGAATTCTATTCCCGCCCCACCGAGCGGGCGGCTTTCTGGCCCGATGCGCCGAACATTCTGGCCGGCCGCGACCTGCAGGGGGGAGGGACCTGGCTCGGGCTGACCCGCACCGGCCGGTTCGCCGCCCTGACCAATTACCGCGACTTCCGTCACCCGCAGCACGGCGAGCGGTCACGGGGATTGCTGGTGAGCGATTTTCTGCAGAGCGACGCGCCACCGGCCGACTATCTCGACCGGCTCAGCCGCTCGGGAGCGAAGCTGGGCGACTTCAACCTGCTGGTCGGCGACCGGCACCAACTCTGGTACTACTCCAATCGGGGCACGCCGCCGCTGGAAGTCCCGCCCGGCATCCACGGACTCTCCAACCACCTCCTCGACACCCCTTGGCCCAAAGTGGCGGAAGGGAGCGCCGCCCTGGCGGCTCTTCTCCGCCGCGGCCCCGACCGTTCGCCAACGGACATCTTTCTCATCCTGGCCAACCGCCAGCCGGCAGCGGATCGCTTGTTGCCCGACACCGGGGTCGGTCGCGAGCGGGAACGGTTGCTCTCCTCCGCCTTCATCGCCTCCCCGGAGTACGGAACCCGGTCATCGACCCTGCTGTTCTTCAGCAGCAGCGACATGGCTACCTTCATCGAGCGGACCTTCGATGCGCCCGACGTCTATCGGGACTGCGCATTCCGCTTCCCGCTCCTCGCTCCGCCCCCGGCAAGAGGTGGAATATAG
- a CDS encoding ribonuclease Z, producing MPPLFHPALVNGPFDDPAVYIDFLFERRAILFDLGDLAPLPPRKLLRLSHVFVSHTHIDHFVGFDRLVRLTLGREKRLRLFGPPGFVSQVANRLAGYSWNLVENYPTDFTIIAAEVAAEGELLTAEFHCRKEFVREGERRERLREGVLVDEEEFLVRTAPLDHGIPSLAFALEEKNHVQIMKSRLLELELPTGPWLTELKRAILGDVDPAAPFRVQWRDGATRHERSYPLGWLRDNLTRLVPGQKVVYVTDAAFTPANAAKIVALARSADYLFIETTFLDAEAERARERGHLTARQAGELARLAGVERVVPFHFSPKHRHQEELLRRELATARREGTAPAAGLTVSDRDRDEAWG from the coding sequence ATGCCCCCGCTGTTCCATCCCGCGCTCGTCAACGGCCCCTTCGACGACCCGGCGGTCTACATCGACTTTCTCTTCGAGCGGCGGGCGATCCTCTTCGACCTGGGAGATCTGGCGCCGCTGCCGCCGCGCAAGCTGCTCCGCCTGTCGCACGTTTTCGTTTCCCACACGCACATCGATCACTTCGTCGGTTTCGACCGGCTGGTGCGGCTCACCCTCGGCCGGGAAAAGCGCCTCCGGCTGTTCGGCCCTCCCGGCTTCGTCAGCCAGGTAGCCAACCGGCTGGCCGGCTACAGCTGGAACCTGGTGGAAAACTATCCCACCGATTTCACCATCATCGCGGCGGAAGTCGCGGCGGAGGGAGAACTGCTGACGGCGGAGTTCCATTGTCGGAAGGAGTTCGTTCGGGAGGGGGAACGGCGGGAACGGCTGCGGGAAGGGGTGCTGGTCGACGAAGAAGAGTTTCTGGTCCGGACCGCGCCCCTCGACCACGGCATCCCGAGCCTCGCCTTCGCTCTGGAGGAGAAAAACCACGTTCAGATCATGAAGAGCCGGTTGCTGGAGCTGGAGCTGCCGACCGGGCCGTGGCTCACCGAGCTGAAACGGGCGATCCTCGGCGATGTCGACCCGGCCGCCCCTTTCCGGGTCCAGTGGCGCGACGGCGCAACCCGCCACGAGCGCAGCTACCCGCTGGGCTGGCTGCGGGACAACCTTACCCGGCTCGTCCCGGGGCAGAAGGTCGTCTACGTCACCGACGCCGCCTTTACCCCCGCCAACGCGGCAAAGATCGTGGCCCTCGCCCGGAGCGCCGACTACCTGTTCATCGAGACGACCTTTCTCGATGCCGAGGCCGAGCGCGCCCGGGAACGGGGACACCTGACCGCCCGCCAGGCGGGGGAACTGGCGCGGCTGGCCGGCGTGGAACGGGTAGTGCCGTTCCACTTTTCGCCGAAGCACCGTCATCAGGAAGAGTTGTTGCGCCGGGAACTGGCGACCGCCCGGCGGGAAGGAACGGCACCGGCCGCCGGGCTTACGGTGTCCGATCGGGACAGGGATGAAGCCTGGGGATAA
- a CDS encoding tetratricopeptide repeat protein, translated as MSSESTSAEALFIEGNRLLAAGDSRAAAARFREAIGCNPDFAEAYANLGLLRDEEGMAAEAEQYYRQALALNPGLSRTLVNLGALLATRKRFAEAEQAYRRALALAPGSPGAWSNLGALQACRKQEQEAEESYRTAIRLDPEYHRAYFNLSYLLLRQGRFDEGWRCLEHRNWHWHRRLDEMLSCPRWRGEDVRGRSLLIGFEAGHGDMIQFCRYAAILKERGAAQITLICHPALKDLFAALEGVDAVFSFAETFPGAAWDFWTPPMSIPGYCQTRLDSIPAPIPYLHPDRQLVGQWASVVADACAAGDVRVGLVWKGNPEFENDADRSLPQLQTLARLGAIPGVRFFSLQKGAGEDEAAAPPAGLPLVDLGPQIATFADAAAITVNLDLVIAVDTAMAHLAGALAKDCWVLLPDYKTDWRWLAGRNDSPWYPGVMRLFRQPRMGDWAAVIAEVDGALRAFVAAAGGADRRR; from the coding sequence ATGAGCAGTGAGTCCACATCTGCCGAAGCGCTGTTTATCGAAGGGAACCGGCTCTTGGCTGCCGGTGATTCCCGGGCCGCCGCGGCCCGTTTCCGCGAAGCGATCGGCTGTAACCCGGACTTTGCCGAGGCCTATGCCAATCTCGGCCTGTTGCGGGACGAGGAAGGGATGGCGGCCGAGGCCGAGCAGTATTACCGGCAGGCGCTGGCGCTCAATCCCGGCTTGAGCAGGACCCTTGTCAATCTGGGGGCGCTGCTGGCCACCCGGAAACGGTTCGCCGAGGCCGAACAGGCCTACCGGCGGGCGCTGGCGCTGGCTCCCGGCAGCCCCGGCGCCTGGTCCAATCTCGGCGCACTGCAGGCCTGCCGCAAGCAGGAACAGGAGGCGGAAGAAAGCTATCGGACGGCAATCCGGCTGGACCCGGAGTATCACCGGGCCTACTTCAATCTCAGTTATCTGCTGTTGCGCCAGGGCCGGTTCGATGAGGGGTGGCGCTGTCTGGAGCATCGGAACTGGCATTGGCACCGGCGGCTGGACGAAATGCTCTCCTGTCCCCGCTGGCGTGGCGAGGATGTGCGGGGCCGCTCGCTGCTGATCGGTTTCGAGGCGGGACACGGCGATATGATCCAGTTCTGCCGCTACGCCGCGATCCTTAAAGAGCGGGGGGCGGCGCAGATCACCCTGATCTGCCATCCGGCATTGAAAGATCTCTTTGCCGCCCTCGAAGGGGTCGATGCCGTGTTTTCCTTTGCCGAGACCTTTCCGGGCGCGGCTTGGGATTTCTGGACGCCGCCGATGAGCATCCCCGGTTACTGCCAGACCCGGCTCGACTCGATCCCGGCCCCCATCCCCTATCTCCACCCCGACCGGCAGTTGGTTGGCCAGTGGGCATCCGTAGTGGCCGATGCGTGTGCAGCCGGCGACGTCCGGGTCGGCTTGGTCTGGAAGGGGAATCCGGAGTTCGAGAACGATGCCGACCGCTCGCTGCCCCAACTGCAGACCTTGGCGCGTCTGGGCGCAATTCCGGGGGTACGGTTTTTCAGCCTGCAAAAGGGGGCCGGCGAAGACGAAGCGGCCGCTCCTCCCGCCGGCTTGCCGCTCGTGGACCTCGGGCCGCAGATCGCAACCTTTGCCGATGCCGCCGCGATAACGGTCAACCTGGACCTGGTCATTGCCGTCGATACCGCCATGGCCCATCTGGCCGGGGCGCTGGCGAAGGATTGCTGGGTGCTGCTGCCCGATTATAAAACCGACTGGCGCTGGCTGGCTGGACGTAACGATTCTCCGTGGTATCCCGGCGTGATGCGTCTTTTTCGCCAGCCTCGCATGGGGGACTGGGCGGCGGTGATTGCCGAGGTCGACGGGGCGTTGCGGGCGTTCGTCGCGGCGGCTGGCGGCGCCGACAGGCGGCGTTGA
- a CDS encoding DUF309 domain-containing protein — protein MQRSDNDPAGEELRRGIVEFNRGAWFQCHETFEELWVGAGGAERSFYQGVLQVAVALHHWREGNYRGALHLCASAQQLLHRAEPCCGGVDVTRLIGDTARFGAALAAAGPAGMAALSAALIPRLHPCPDRTP, from the coding sequence ATGCAGCGCAGCGACAACGATCCGGCGGGCGAAGAGCTCCGCCGGGGGATCGTGGAATTCAACCGCGGCGCCTGGTTCCAGTGCCACGAGACTTTCGAGGAACTCTGGGTGGGCGCCGGCGGGGCGGAGCGAAGCTTCTACCAGGGGGTGCTGCAGGTAGCGGTGGCGCTGCACCACTGGCGCGAGGGGAATTACCGCGGCGCGCTTCACCTCTGCGCGTCGGCCCAGCAGCTGCTCCACCGGGCAGAGCCATGCTGCGGCGGGGTGGACGTGACCCGGCTGATCGGCGATACGGCCCGCTTCGGCGCGGCGCTGGCGGCGGCCGGTCCGGCAGGGATGGCCGCCCTGTCGGCGGCACTTATCCCCAGGCTTCATCCCTGTCCCGATCGGACACCGTAA
- a CDS encoding YchJ family protein — MTTTCPCGSGRPYDDCCEPLINGSRPATTAEELMRSRYSAYTKAEIAYILNTTHPNHRGDFDEKGSREWAENSVWEGLEIRNTWGGSAEESEGKVEFIATYRDKGVRRTHHELAEFKKEGGSWYFVDGVGIKPEPLKSDKVGRNEPCPCGSGQKYKKCCGK; from the coding sequence ATGACAACAACCTGTCCGTGCGGCTCGGGCCGCCCCTACGACGACTGCTGCGAACCGCTCATCAACGGCAGCCGCCCGGCGACCACTGCCGAAGAGTTGATGCGCTCCCGCTATTCGGCGTATACCAAGGCGGAAATTGCCTATATCCTGAACACCACTCACCCGAACCACCGCGGCGATTTCGACGAGAAGGGAAGCCGCGAATGGGCGGAGAACTCCGTCTGGGAGGGGCTGGAAATCCGCAATACCTGGGGTGGCAGCGCCGAAGAGAGTGAAGGGAAGGTCGAATTTATCGCCACATACCGCGACAAGGGGGTGCGGCGGACCCATCACGAACTGGCCGAATTTAAGAAGGAAGGCGGCAGCTGGTACTTCGTCGACGGTGTCGGCATCAAGCCCGAGCCGCTCAAGAGCGACAAGGTCGGCCGCAACGAACCGTGCCCCTGCGGCAGCGGGCAGAAGTATAAAAAATGCTGTGGTAAATAG
- a CDS encoding class I SAM-dependent methyltransferase, producing the protein MTDPVRRHYERWPYPHYPLLAAVRPWDTYALSLDALYARFNGVLPAADARRILLAGCGSFSPYPTALANPGIPLTALDLSGANLRRARLHALLHGCRGITFERGDLLDPAAAAESYGFIDCFGVLHHLADPLAGLRALERRLAPGGILRLMVYSRGGRRGAESIRKALRLLGVDEVAAVKRLLRRADPDSRFRRYADASGETRFPSGIADAFLHPRARTYRIDELLALVASTGLQPLLFAHAGALTEPAAEAARLRELEVQRLEEPNFILYLGRQTAGGCGLAPDARLLLNPALRGAVVPWRLVSLAMPPRLGRENPRLDRPARRFLRRFVRPVAVAGLTAAERERAQPFVEALFLIPFRG; encoded by the coding sequence ATGACCGATCCGGTCCGGCGCCACTACGAGCGGTGGCCCTATCCCCACTATCCCCTCCTGGCGGCGGTCCGCCCCTGGGATACCTACGCGCTCAGCCTCGACGCCCTTTACGCCCGGTTCAACGGCGTGCTGCCTGCCGCAGATGCCCGGCGGATCCTCCTGGCTGGCTGCGGCAGCTTCTCCCCCTATCCGACGGCGCTGGCCAACCCGGGCATCCCGCTGACCGCCCTCGATCTATCGGGGGCCAATCTCCGCCGGGCCCGGCTTCATGCCCTGCTGCACGGCTGCCGCGGCATCACCTTCGAGCGGGGCGATCTGCTCGATCCGGCGGCGGCAGCGGAAAGCTACGGTTTCATCGACTGTTTCGGGGTGCTGCACCATTTGGCCGACCCGCTGGCGGGACTGCGGGCACTGGAGCGGCGGCTGGCGCCGGGGGGGATTCTCCGGCTGATGGTCTACAGCCGCGGTGGGCGGCGGGGAGCGGAGTCGATCCGCAAGGCACTCCGGCTTCTCGGCGTCGATGAGGTAGCGGCGGTGAAACGCCTGCTCCGCCGTGCCGATCCCGATTCCCGCTTCCGCCGCTATGCCGACGCTTCCGGCGAAACCCGATTCCCTTCCGGTATTGCCGACGCCTTCCTCCATCCCCGGGCCCGGACCTACCGGATCGACGAACTGCTGGCGCTGGTGGCGTCAACCGGGCTGCAGCCGCTGCTCTTCGCCCATGCCGGGGCGCTGACGGAGCCGGCCGCCGAGGCGGCGCGGTTGCGGGAGCTGGAGGTGCAGCGACTCGAAGAGCCGAACTTCATTCTCTACCTCGGCCGGCAGACCGCCGGCGGCTGCGGCCTGGCGCCGGACGCACGGCTGCTGCTCAATCCGGCGCTTCGGGGCGCCGTCGTCCCATGGCGGTTAGTGTCGCTGGCGATGCCGCCGCGGCTCGGCCGGGAGAATCCCCGGCTCGACCGTCCTGCCCGGCGCTTCCTCCGGCGCTTTGTCCGGCCGGTGGCCGTCGCTGGGCTCACTGCCGCGGAGCGGGAGCGGGCGCAACCGTTTGTCGAGGCGCTGTTTCTTATCCCCTTTCGCGGCTGA
- a CDS encoding PAS domain-containing protein, with translation MGFWNKLGEQYRDLMGTGEQRRLVEENEALYERERKAISYIREKTNQLLTTIGTLPLRHEELDDELLLDTDPIGIVCESFEQILNHLNEVNHDLRLAHEEIQGIFDCADAIILVLDREMKIQACNSRAREYFALNGEPKTCAEAICKVQPPPEGCIFRRMMASKRPESHREWECANRFFNVSGTPIKDRFGDVEQVVLVYADISDEKRLLEALREKEGLYQLILDSASDLFQSIAPDGRFYFVNRAWKDALGYSDSDLESLTVFDIIHPDSHAHCRELFVKLLHGGRTGPVSFSFIAKDGRQVPVSGSVSCSFRGGKPYATCGILHIVPVRQAGDNEHGPGNVIPIQRHTP, from the coding sequence ATGGGATTTTGGAATAAGCTCGGCGAGCAGTATCGCGATCTGATGGGAACCGGCGAACAGCGCCGCCTGGTAGAGGAGAACGAAGCCCTCTACGAACGGGAGCGCAAGGCCATTTCCTACATCAGGGAGAAGACCAACCAGTTGCTGACCACCATCGGCACGCTGCCGTTGCGCCACGAGGAGCTCGACGACGAGCTGCTGCTCGACACCGACCCGATCGGCATCGTCTGCGAATCGTTCGAACAGATTTTGAACCACCTCAACGAGGTCAACCATGACCTCCGGCTCGCCCACGAAGAAATCCAGGGAATCTTCGACTGTGCCGACGCCATAATCCTGGTCCTGGACCGGGAGATGAAGATCCAGGCGTGCAACTCGCGGGCTCGGGAGTACTTCGCGCTCAACGGCGAGCCCAAGACCTGTGCCGAAGCGATCTGCAAGGTCCAACCGCCGCCGGAAGGCTGTATCTTCCGCCGGATGATGGCTTCGAAGCGGCCGGAAAGCCATCGCGAATGGGAATGCGCGAACCGCTTCTTCAACGTCAGCGGCACCCCGATCAAGGACCGCTTCGGCGACGTTGAACAGGTGGTGCTGGTCTATGCCGACATCAGCGATGAAAAAAGGCTGCTTGAGGCGCTTCGCGAAAAAGAGGGGCTCTACCAGCTGATCCTCGACAGCGCCAGCGACCTCTTCCAGAGCATCGCCCCCGACGGCAGGTTCTATTTCGTCAACCGGGCCTGGAAAGACGCCCTCGGCTACAGCGACAGCGATCTCGAATCGCTGACGGTTTTCGATATCATCCACCCCGACTCCCACGCCCACTGCCGGGAGCTGTTCGTCAAGCTGCTTCACGGCGGCCGTACCGGTCCGGTTTCTTTCTCTTTCATCGCCAAGGACGGCCGTCAGGTGCCGGTCAGCGGCTCGGTCTCCTGCAGCTTCCGCGGCGGAAAGCCGTACGCCACCTGTGGTATCCTCCACATCGTCCCGGTACGGCAGGCCGGCGACAACGAGCACGGTCCGGGGAACGTCATCCCCATCCAGCGCCATACCCCCTGA
- a CDS encoding alpha/beta fold hydrolase, giving the protein MPPLSESRFLDLHHGIRIHYRTAGHGPTAMVFLHGFAAALTTWEELVPRLPAEEFTLYLLDLKGFGFSSKPYRGSYAVEEQAAVVTAFIAALGLQRVVLVGHSLGGGIALLVAIDAVARGARERLAALVLIDSAAYPQPLPRMMRWLQLPLLSRLALAVIPVRRLVVMTLAKVYYSATAITPERIARYENCFGGRGMARVLIRTARAIEPARYGQMAMHYRKLGLPALIIWGANDRIVRCEAGRRLAGDIPGARLTVFEQCGHNPHEERPAETAAAIIDFLKGINGRPAREAGGEQSDPER; this is encoded by the coding sequence ATGCCCCCGCTCTCGGAATCGCGGTTTCTTGACCTTCACCACGGCATCAGGATTCACTATCGGACCGCCGGACACGGCCCGACGGCCATGGTTTTTCTCCACGGGTTCGCCGCCGCCCTGACGACCTGGGAGGAACTCGTCCCCCGGCTGCCGGCGGAAGAGTTCACCCTCTACCTGCTCGACCTGAAGGGCTTCGGCTTCTCCTCGAAGCCGTATCGCGGCTCCTACGCCGTGGAAGAACAGGCGGCAGTGGTGACCGCCTTCATCGCCGCGCTCGGGCTACAACGGGTGGTGCTGGTCGGCCACTCGCTGGGCGGCGGCATCGCGCTGCTCGTGGCCATCGACGCCGTTGCCCGCGGGGCACGGGAACGGCTCGCCGCCCTGGTCCTCATCGACAGTGCCGCCTACCCTCAGCCGCTGCCCAGGATGATGCGCTGGCTGCAACTGCCGCTATTGAGCCGGCTTGCCCTGGCGGTGATCCCGGTCCGCCGGCTGGTGGTGATGACCCTCGCCAAGGTCTATTACAGCGCGACGGCAATCACCCCGGAACGAATCGCCCGCTACGAAAACTGCTTCGGCGGCCGGGGGATGGCCCGAGTGCTGATCCGCACCGCCCGAGCCATCGAACCGGCCCGTTACGGCCAAATGGCGATGCATTACCGGAAGCTCGGCCTGCCGGCCCTGATCATCTGGGGAGCGAATGACCGGATCGTCAGATGCGAGGCTGGCCGGCGGCTGGCCGGTGACATCCCGGGAGCGCGACTGACGGTGTTCGAACAGTGCGGGCATAACCCCCACGAAGAACGACCGGCGGAGACCGCCGCGGCGATCATCGACTTTTTGAAGGGAATTAACGGGAGACCGGCACGGGAAGCCGGGGGAGAACAGAGCGACCCGGAACGATAG